In Scyliorhinus canicula chromosome 12, sScyCan1.1, whole genome shotgun sequence, the sequence ccctagtcttaaactccatccctctagcaatgaaggacaaaattccatttgccttcttaatcacctgttgcacctgtaaccaactttctgtgactcatgcactagcacacccaggtctctctgcacagcggcatgctttaatattttatcgtttaaataataatccagtttgctgttattcctaccaaaatggataacttcacatttgtcaacattgtattccatctgccagaccctagcccattcacttaatctatccaaatccctctgcagacttccagtatcctctgcacttttcgctttaccactcatcttagtgtcatctgcaaacttggacacattgcctttggtccccaactccaaatcatctatgtaaattgtgaacaattgtgggcccaacacggatccctgagggacaccactagctactgattgccaaccagagaaacaccctttaatccccactctttgctttctattaattaaccaatcctctatccatgctactactttacacttaatgccatgcatcttcatcttatgcagcaaccgtttgtgtggcaccttgtcaaaggctttctggaaatccagatataccacatccattggctccccgttatctactgcactggtaatgtcctcaaaaaattccactaaattagttaggcacgacctgccctttatgaacccatgctgcgtctgcccaacgggacaatttctatccagatgcctcgctatttcttccttgataatagattccagcatcttccctactaccgaagttaagctcactggcctataatttcccgctctctgcctacctccttttttaaacagtggtgtcacgtttgctaatttccaatccaccgggaccaccccagagtctagtgcattttggtaaatcatcattagtgcatctgcaatttccctagccatctcttttagcactctgggatgcattccatcagggccaggagacttgtctacctttagccccattagcttgcccatcactacctccttagtgataacaatcctctcaaggtcctcacctgtcatagcctcatttctatcagtcgctggtatgttatttgtgtcttccactgtgaagaccgacccaaaaaacctgttcagttcctcagccatttcctaatctcccattattaaaactcccttctcatcctctaaaggaccaatatttaccttagccactcttttttgttttatatatttgtaaaaacttttactgtctattttgatattctgagcaagtttactctcatactctatcttactcttctttatagcttttttagtagctttctgttgccccctaaagattttccagtcctctagtctcccaccaatctttgccactttatatgctttttccttcaatttgatactctcccttatttccttagatatccacggtcgattttccctctttctaccgtccttcctttttgttggtataaacctttgctgagcactgtgaaaaatcgctttgaaggttctccactgttcctcaagtgTTCCaccagtctaccgtagctagttcttctctcatcacattgtaatctcctttgtttaaacacaaaacagtagtatttgattttactttctcatcctccatctgcattttaaattccaccatattgtgatcgctccttccgagaggatccctacctatgagatcatgaatcaatcctgtctcattacacaggacaagatctaggaccgcttgttccctcgtaggttccattacatactgttcaaggaaactatcgtggataccttctataaactcctcctcaaggctgccttgaccgacctggttaaaccaatcgacatgtagatgaaaatcccccatgataactgcatttttacatgcatccgttatttctttgtttattgtctgccccaccataatgttactatttggtggcctatagactactcctatcagtgacttttttgccttactattccttatttccacccaaatagattcaaccttattctccatagcaccaatgtcatccctaattattgcccggatgtcattcttaaataacagagctacaccacctcccttaccatccactctgtccttccgaatagtttgctaccctcggatatttaactcccagtcgtgaccatcctttaaccatgtttcagtaatggccactaaatcatagtcattcacgatgatttgtgccatcaactcatttactttattccgcggggtaaggacagagtagataggtaaCAGAGGAGATTGACAAGAATTATTCCAGGGATAAATGACAGTagatatgaggatagattggaaagaTTGGATCTGTTTTCCTTCTGGAAAATAAAGTTGAGAAGAGACTtaatagaggtattcaagatgTTGAGGGGTATTGATAAGAGTATAGGTTTATTTCTAGTTTTATTCATATAGGGGCTAGTTGAATGCATATAGTTAATATGCAAAAATATTATAAGTGCCTTGGCTGTGAAAACCCAATCATTTTCTCATATAATGAATTAATCATTGTAGTCCATTGCAGTCAGTATTGTTCTCTGTCCAAATCAACTAATCAATTTTAGCACGGTCTCTGCCAAGTTGTGGAACATGGCAGATGTGAGAAAACATATCCAGTACATTTCCTCAGACAGTGCACGCAAGTGCTAAGCTAGTTTTGAAAGGCACCAGTCAATtttaagtaatgtccaatgtttgattagcAAGTTATCCTCTCAGTAACATACATTAATTTGACAAAATACGAGGTTTCCGCTGAGACTTAGAAGCCAATGAACATAAATGAGGGGTCCAGAGATACAGATTCCATAGAACCTCGTGGTCAAGATCCTTTGTTCCTGAATtattgaatcatctatctgtttgtttgtgttcaAGTGATTTTCTTTTGTGCTTAATGCTTTTGCCATGTGCTTGActttttatgtattgtttgatattctGTTTCTAAGTTTTTATTCGGTCCTCAATCAAGTGTAAAGCAGTGAGTAATTAACAATAAAGTATTATTGACACCTCCCACCAACTGAACCACCAATTCTTATTGGAAGATAAAATAAGAATCTCAACAAGTACTGACAGTGttaatagtgagaaactgttccctctcaAGATGTACATCAAAACTAAACGACACAGATTCCAAATAATAGACAAAAGGAGTAGAAGTTATGCAAGGAACTTCCTGAAAGGGTGGCGGAGGCAGGTTTGATCAATGTaatcaaaagggaactggattgcTTTATGAAAACAATGTGCCAGGTTACCAGGAATAAGCCAGGGAGTGGGAGGATGTAGCATATTCTTTCAgcaagccagtgcagactcattgggtcgaatggcctaattctgtatTGTAAAGGTTCTGAGATAGGGtacaactgttcccacttgtcAAAAGATCAAGAACAGTAAAGcgtagatttaaaataattggtaaaagaagcaaaaatgAAATGAGAAAAAAAACTTGTCCACACAagtagggttaggtggattggccatgctaaattgcccgtagtgtcctaaaaaaaaagtaaggttaagtggagaggttgttgggttacgggtatagggtggatacgtgggtttgagtagggtgatcattgctcggcacaacatcgagggccgaagggcctgttctgtgctgtactgttctatgttctaagtagttaCGGTCTGGAATGTAttgtctgggagtgtggtagaAGCAGGTTAAAACAAAGCAATTTAAAGCAAATGTGACTGATATCGGAAAAGAAAGACTGTGGAAGGCACCAGgcgaattgctcattcggagagccgatgcagacacaATAAGCCAAAAGGCATCCTTCTGCGTTGTAACAATTCTGAAATTGTTTTcacagaatccatacagtgcaggggGCCATCACATCCACACCCATCCTTGAAAGAGCAGCCTAACCTGGGCCCACTATCTCACcacatccccttaaccccacataaactttggacacaaaggcaatttaacatggtcaatccacctaacctgcacatctttggactatgggagcgtccggaggaaatccatgcagacattgggggggggggggggggggggaaagagaagagggggCTCCAGACCTGTGGCCTGACCTATTTGAGGAACGAGATGAGGAGAGAATCAGGCTTGTATCTCGGACCCTCAGCAAATGAATCAAAATCTCGTTACCCAGCCAGCTCTTGCAAGGCAAGAGGAAACCCCCCACGCTCATTCGTTAGTCCTGCGTCGCGGTTACCATAGAGACCAAGAGCCGCCAGGTTCTCCGATTGGTCGGCCGAAATTTCAATCCGAAAGTCGTCGCGTCATTTCCGCTGTCAGGTTCGGTTGCCCCCGCCCCGCGTgctgtctcccctcccctccccctcctgtgaATAAAAGTATTGACCGGAGAGCGGCTCACCATTTTCGGACCTTCTCGATCGCTGCCATCACCTTTTTGATGTCATCTTTGGCCCGGCTGCGTGTCTCCGCCCTCACCGACCGGCCCGACATCTTTTCATCCGCTATTTCGCTCCAAATTAAAACTTTATCCTCTTGGCCGACCAGCACGgctctgattcccctccccccccgccccctccgagCCCGACTCTGCACCTGCGCCGTGCGTCAGCCTGACGTCGATCTGAGCACGTGCCTGGGGACGTCATCAGGAGCTTCCTGCAGGGTGAATGGAGGAAGGCTGGGCTTAAGAAAGTCAGCAAATGTGTCAGGGAGcttcagggggaggggaggaaagttGAACATAGGACTTGAGGAGcaagagtaggtcattcagccccatgCCATTTAATAAGCATGGCGGTTAGTGCTACTGCCTtagagtgccaggaacccgggttcgggTCCGGCATTGGATGAGTGTGTGGAGTTAGAGAGAAACAGACGCCACTTTCAGATCTCTGAACTTTTACCAGAACTGCTCAGTGCAAGTGTGAAAGCAAATAATGTTTTCTTTGGGGTAAGCAATGGTTGTAAATATTTCTAAAACAATGAAAATGACCTGCTATGTTAAGTCGGGTTGTCTCTCTGCAGACCTGCTGAGGGTCTCCAGCATTTTGTATtacatggggaggcagtggcatagagaTATTTCTCTTGACTcatcatccagagacccagggtaaagctCTAGGGAtcggggtttgattcccaccattgcagatggtgaaatctgaactgAAAAACACACTGatatttaaagtctaatgattgCCAATCATTGTTgttcaaaaacccatctggctcactaatgtccttgaggaaaCGACATCTggctcttacctggtctggcctacatgtgactccagatccccggcaattggttgattcttaaatgccctcggagatgggcaataaatgaaggcccagccagcaacgcccacatcccaagtcTGAAAAAAAAGTTTATGTTTTTCCATCGAAACAGTTATTGATGGATACTTCAAATCAATCGCCATTaggtacataagaactaggagcaagagtaggcaattGAGCCCTGGAGCCCAATATGATTCGGGCTGATCTCCTCCGCCTCAACTCCAGCTTTCCTGccagttctccataacccttaacccattactaattaaataaTCTGTCATATCTCCTCCTTAAACTTTACTCAATGTCTAGTCATCCACTATATATCCCCCTCAGTTTAGCAATCAGTTTTTCAAAAGTTTCTCTTGAGCAATAAAGTTTTAAACTTACAGAAGAATCCAACTTGGCCATTGTCCTTTTCCCAGGACAATTGGTGACAGCTTGAGCTGTCAATCAGGATGCATAGGCAGCCGTACAAGAAACAGCCGTTGTCATAGGCTGAAAGCACAAGAATGTGAATGGCTGGAAGTCATGTTCATCATGTCCCTTTGACGTCTGATTGGTGCAGGctcctgccccgccccctccccgctgGCGGCCTCGGGAAGATGGCGCTGGTGTTTGCAGCTCGGTGCGTGAGGACAGGTCGACACTGGGAGACGGGGGACTGGGCGAGGAGGGCGGTGGTGGTTGGCGACGGCCGGAGAGACGATGGGAATCCGGGGGACGAAGCGGCGGCGGCCGGTGCTGAGACGGAAACCAAGTGGCGGCGGCCGCCCCCGGccgggcagctggagctgcggctGTCTCCCggcagaggagaggagggggaggtcgGCCTGTTCTGGCCGGACCTCACCGCGCCGCAGTTGTGCCGCGCACCCGTTTCTCCGGGCGGGCCGCCGGTGACTGGGAGCAGAGGACCGTCGCCGCCGGTGACTGGGAGCAGAGGACCGTCGCCGCCGGGGAGGGAGTCTATCCCCGGGCCCACAGCACTCGCTGACCTTCGGCCGCACCAGGCGCACGTCGAGGGAGGAGGTCCGGCGCGTCGCTCGTCCCCGCCGAGGAGGGAGGACAACTGCCGCCCGCGCCTCTGGAATTCCCGGCCTTGCAGATGGCTGAGGCCGGCACCGCTCCGTCGCGGCTGGCCAACCTGGCCGCCTGTCCGCCAGGCCCGGAGCTACGGCCACTTTCGGGACGGCGGGTTCCGGGGCAAGAATGGCGCGCTCTCCCTGCAGCCCAGCAACACTGTCTACTATGACATCTTAAAAATCTCGCCCAGTGCCACCCAGAGCCAGATCAAGTCGGCCTACTACAAGCAGTCCCTCCTGTACCACCCCGACAAAAACGCGGGCAGCGAGGAGGCCGCGCTGCGTTTCACCCAGATCAACGAGGCCTACTCGGTGCTGGGCAGCGTGAACCTGCGCAAGAAGTACGACCGAGGCATCCTGACCCCCGCCGACCTGCAAAGCGGCAAGAGGCCCGCGGAGAAAGCCCACGCCGCGCGGACGCAGCCCCCGCAGGCCTGGAGTTCAACGGAGAATCCGGAAACTGGGAAGTCGAGGTTCAACTTCGACGAGTTCTACAAGGCCCACTACGGGGAGCAGTTAGCCAGAGAGCAGACCCTGCGCGAGAGACGGATGCAGGAGCGCAGGAACAGGGAGACTCTGGGGGAAAAGTGGCACTTCCACAAGCTGATCGAGGTGGCGGTGACTGTTATGCTTATAGCAGGGTTTTGCATGCTGTTCAGTATCAAAAGCAAATAAATGAATACGAGGTTTCCCTCGGGAGCTAAACTTTGAATGTCATTCTGAATTCGTGGTGCTGTTTTGACACTCAGGATAACGTAGGCGCGTTCTCAGAGCCGGATTTTACAAAATATTTGCAGTAATTCTTGCAATTGCAGCATTGTAGTCAGCCACAAGCAAGCCtttactgctgcagtcatgtcacTGTAACGTAATGAAAAGGTGAAACAAAACTGGCACTTTTGGAAATTTgaagtaaaaatagaaaatgctggaaatatggaAAGGGTCAATCATCATCTGTACTCCgtacagacacagactgatgtgcTGTGTATTTCCAACTTTCCTCAATCTTATTCGTGAAACTTTCCCTTTTGTTTATGATGGTTGATCACACGTTAGAGTTCATTTTAGTCTGTTCTGCATGCTTGCTGAATCTTATGATCTGTAGTTTGTGCTGAGGCAGCAGATAATATTGGTCCCTAAAATGATTTTGAATGCTAGAAAATGTTAATTTCAGATGGGGAAGGCTTATGCTGCATTTATACTGCAAGTGTAGCATCTGCAAAGCAGCTTGCACTAGGTTCTGGTGACGATTCCGAGTCTGGCTGAGAGTAAGATTCCATTCTCTTCTCAGGATTCAATCTGGCCATGATTTAACAACATTACAGTTGTAGTGTATATGCAGTTCATTATCGTCTAGCCTACAGTCTGTCTGCATCCTAATTCTCAGCAATCTTGTTTACCCATCACTTCTGTCCACATTAGCTCCTACTCCAGCAATGCAACTCAATTACCCCCCCCCCTTGCATTTTCCTATCTCTAACCCACTTCATCGCTGCACGATCTTTCGCACCTCTCCAATTTTGATCTCTTGCATATCCCTGATTTCATTGCACCACCAGTAGTGCCTTCCACTGAGTAGGCCCTGAACTTTGGAATTCCCTCATCTCCAActatactcttttttttttttaaaaacgctcCTTAAATCTCATCACCCTTTGCCTAAACTGACCTAATATCTTGTGTGGTTTGAGGTCCAATATTGTACCTGTAGGATAGGACTTGATTCAATGATTCCTCTTTGCCTGCCTTTACTACATTCTCCCTACCTAGCAATTAGTAACACACTCCTGATTCTGCACTTGTATATCTACGTGGTATGACTGTGTGCCTGGAGTAAACTAGCCAGACATTAGCCTTCCTTGTATGTTGTGATGTCTCTAACTTGTGTACCAGCTAAATTACTCTGTGCTAGAGTAACACAAAGCATTTTGCACAAATGTGATTATCTAGGACAGTCTGCCGACAAATTCTCACATTCAATGTCCCAACATACTGCACTCTTGCACCCAGTGACATCAATGCTGTAAGAGTAagatgctgaattgccctttttTACGTGCTAGTATTCTGAAATGGACTTCAACCTTTTGACTCGAGTATAAAATTCATCTGAGTACTTATCACTACAATGTTATCCAATAAGTCCCATAGCAACATTTCGATACATCCCATAGCAACATTATCTGGCATCAGGCTTTTGTTAGAGAATGAGATAATATATTGCTTGTGGTTTTTGTGATGGGTGATTAACTGATTGTAGCAATGGGTAGATTTATAATAATTCAAATTTCGTATATTCCTAAACTGATCTAAATTGTGCCCTTTGTTGAAGAGGACAGAATTTGGAATTTTAGAATTTGATGAATAACTAGAATTAATGATCCACTTCACAATTAAACAGCCTCCAAAAACTCCCAGTTTAGCCTTTAATGCGAAAGGTAGTCCTTGTGGAATCATATCTCAGTAAGACTTGGCAAATTAAGGAGTGCAAAAAAAGCAGATTGGATTGGGTGGGTGGTGGAAAGTAAATCTCAGCCATTATTGTCAGGACGCACAGTAGCATTAACAATGGGATGCAGCAAATCAGACTGAGAAGGGAAGAGGGAGTGGTGACTGAGAGGGGAAGATCCTTTTGAGGTAGGAAATTGTCACCCTGGACCTTTCATTGGATTCAAGCTCTGCATTCCACCTTGACCTAGTCACTAAATTGATGTATTGCAGTAAATTTAACCTTGATTTATTCAGCCATTTTATCTGAACTGGATTTAATTTTCAAGGTTGTgtattagtgtgattactgtgtCCGCAAACAGTGCCCTTCCAACCTTGATACGTATTGGGAAAACCAAAGTGAACCTGCAAAGGAATCTGGTACCTTTTATTGTAATAGAAATGTTATCAGGAATTCCAGACTAGACTTTATGTAACATATATAGCCACCTCTTGCCAAAACCATCACTATCCAATGTACTGTAAGATTGGTTTTATTTGCTTGTTTTCCTTTTCTGGTTTGTCTGTTTGAATTTTGTAGGGTGCCTGTTCATAATGCTCTTCCTTGGTCAGTGGATAAATCCTAAATCAGCGATAAAACccatttttttcagcaatacggcATACATGAGAAGCAATGGAAGTGTGGGTTTTTACCCTTTTACATGTGGTTTTTGACTCCTCCCCTTTACCCGTTACAAATTTAAATTGTCGCGGTACTTTGATATAAAATATTCCCTTCCTACAGGAATCAAATTATTTTATACAATAGGTGGGATCCAAGGTGAAATGTGTTTCCAATAGAAGAATCATTGGCACTTTTTCAGTGATCGTTTCACATGCTGtccaatgcattttggaaaccTCTAACAACTCATTGTGAACATGAAAATGTGAAACATGTCATCACTGTTTATGTCCCACTAAAATTAAATACTGGTCTTTCAAAAACCAACAAGGGATATAAAGTCTGCTAAATACAATTAAATATTGATTAtgccggggcggcatggtggcgcagtggttagcattgctgcctcatggtgccgatgaccgggttcgatcgcggccctgggtcactgtccatgtggagtttgcatattctccccatgtctgcgtgggctcaccccccccccccccccccccccccccccaacaacccaaaaatgtgcagtaggtggattgactacgctgaattgccccttaattggaaaaacaataattgggtcctctaaatttattttaaaatatttattatgCCAGTGAACAATGGTTCGCAGTAACTGATGTAATTAGTTATATGGTAAGCACcagtcttttttttattttttttgcaagCTGGTCCAGTTGAATATATTTCCTCTGAGTAGTTATTAATTCACTATTTAAAATGTATAATGTCAGGTGGGATAAATGGAGCTGCTATTGTACAGTGAGTCAAGGAACACCTGTCATGTCTCTGGAACAAACTATATCTCTGGTTAAGTAACACTCCTAATACAAATGCATTAAATTGTGTTCTGGTGAACAATGTATATTGAATTAAATTATCTGGAATGTTGTACATAACTTGATTCTGATCCCTTGTACGGTTGTGCCTTGAGCAGTGTAAAAAACAGTTGTTGAGATTTTATATTTAATACCTATACCTGTATAAATACATGATGGGATCATTGAAATGTGAGAATGTAAAATAAATCTTTCTTGCCGTACCAGTTGTTGGTTCACCCATCTATTGGGCGCTCCAACGGTATAGCCATTTATATTGTGCAGTGTGCATCCTCGGCCATTAATTTGCAGCCAGTCAATGTACTTTCTTCTCATTGAATGTGTTGTTTGAGTGAGTGTCTGACTTTAAGCCAATGATTGTTCGCCTACCTCTGTGAGCAAGCTTTCTGTCTCAAGATCTCAGAATCACAATGTGGaagaggcccattgagtctatgtcaacgtgaaaaacacctgacctacctacctaaaggcagcacggtagtatagtgcttagcacaattgcttcacagctccaggatcgcaggttcggtcccggcttgggtcactgtctgtgcggagtctgcacgtttcctccgcgtgtgggtgggtttcctccgggtgctccggtttcctcccacagtccaaagatgtgcaggttaggtggattggccatgtccaaaattacccttagtattggggatagggtggcttgggtagggtgctctttcaaagagccggtgcagactcgattggccgaatggcctccttctgcagtgtaaattctatgcttctaatcACATTTACCAGAATCTGGCTCATAGATTGTTCATAGTGTGCCAGAAATTGGTAGGGAATTTGTATGGTGCTGAACATGTGTGCACTAGCTACCTCCAAATTTGTTTCAAATCCAGAGTAACATGTTTACTCATTTCAGGGGAAGGAGTGATCTTCCCAGCCCCATAGATGCAGAAAGTTCTATAGGCATGAAGCTGGGACAAAATGTTGGAATGTGTTTATAAGGCTAGCCACAATGCTGGGACCAATAGACTATAAGAgctgggaggtt encodes:
- the LOC119974716 gene encoding uncharacterized protein LOC119974716, yielding MALVFAARCVRTGRHWETGDWARRAVVVGDGRRDDGNPGDEAAAAGAETETKWRRPPPAGQLELRLSPGRGEEGEVGLFWPDLTAPQLCRAPVSPGGPPVTGSRGPSPPVTGSRGPSPPGRESIPGPTALADLRPHQAHVEGGGPARRSSPPRREDNCRPRLWNSRPCRWLRPAPLRRGWPTWPPVRQARSYGHFRDGGFRGKNGALSLQPSNTVYYDILKISPSATQSQIKSAYYKQSLLYHPDKNAGSEEAALRFTQINEAYSVLGSVNLRKKYDRGILTPADLQSGKRPAEKAHAARTQPPQAWSSTENPETGKSRFNFDEFYKAHYGEQLAREQTLRERRMQERRNRETLGEKWHFHKLIEVAVTVMLIAGFCMLFSIKSK